In Methanothermococcus thermolithotrophicus DSM 2095, one DNA window encodes the following:
- a CDS encoding class I SAM-dependent methyltransferase, with amino-acid sequence MNSNNDIKCPICGNNPYYKFTKTNLLGSFKFYECKNCGLLFVNPTPTKEMLDFYYSKIFTLPNNQKLKNINKFSGILKMLNTDITNKKVLDIGSGKGDIIKCFYNSGVKEIVGVDIDKDLIKLKDSILDEKIDVIIGDFLNVENNLKNEYFNIITMFDVIEHFTNPKTYLEKALSKLKKGGKIIITTPNMGSLNYKICGKYWDWVSPPAHLHYFSPKSLTLLLNEFGIYNIQTYSFYGDWEDSLILSTLKLPCAILKYHIKCLALPLVRTRMLNNIRNQKNNKNYGDKSINLPKNLDFLKCFDKYIYNSLSYPHLMVVGEKQ; translated from the coding sequence ATGAACAGTAATAACGACATTAAATGTCCAATATGTGGAAATAACCCATATTATAAATTTACAAAAACCAATTTATTGGGTTCTTTTAAATTTTATGAATGTAAAAATTGTGGTTTGTTATTTGTAAATCCAACACCTACAAAAGAAATGTTAGATTTCTATTATTCTAAAATATTTACTCTTCCAAACAATCAAAAATTAAAAAATATTAATAAATTTTCAGGAATTTTGAAAATGCTAAATACTGATATCACAAATAAAAAAGTTTTAGATATAGGGTCTGGAAAGGGCGATATTATTAAATGTTTTTATAATTCAGGTGTGAAGGAGATTGTTGGGGTAGATATTGATAAAGATTTAATAAAATTAAAAGATAGTATTTTAGATGAAAAAATAGATGTAATAATCGGGGATTTTTTAAATGTTGAAAATAACTTAAAAAATGAATATTTTAACATCATTACAATGTTTGATGTTATTGAACATTTTACGAATCCAAAGACTTATTTAGAAAAAGCACTCTCTAAATTAAAAAAAGGAGGTAAAATAATAATAACTACTCCAAATATGGGCTCTTTAAACTATAAAATATGTGGAAAATACTGGGATTGGGTTTCACCACCTGCACATCTTCATTATTTTTCACCAAAATCATTAACACTATTGTTAAATGAATTTGGGATATATAACATCCAAACATATTCGTTTTATGGGGATTGGGAGGATAGTTTGATATTATCAACACTTAAACTGCCATGCGCTATATTAAAATACCACATTAAATGTTTAGCACTGCCACTTGTTAGAACTAGAATGTTAAATAACATAAGGAATCAAAAAAATAATAAAAATTATGGTGATAAATCCATAAATCTCCCAAAGAATTTAGATTTTTTAAAATGTTTTGACAAATATATTTATAATTCTTTGAGTTATCCACACTTGATGGTGGTGGGTGAAAAACAATGA
- a CDS encoding FkbM family methyltransferase, giving the protein MVLPEVIKDSILFKKIYYGFSIGTKLVNLRGVNVKVKRQIFNKYAEFNPEIENYIKKRDINKNDIVLDIGAYVGYFTLYAAKKATNGKVITFEPIPWNYKILTDNIKLNKLNNVELHKLGISNIKKEIRFIGKGGSSKIEMEKGDLIVPVTSIDLFLKDNSINYKDVSFVKMDIEGEEVNAVVGARNLIKKGSAFWAIASYHNVNGKQTYEFLEQYFKKFGYHVFTEKKGHMTTYAWK; this is encoded by the coding sequence ATGGTATTACCAGAAGTGATAAAAGATTCAATATTATTCAAAAAAATATATTACGGTTTCTCAATAGGGACTAAATTAGTGAATTTAAGGGGAGTAAATGTTAAAGTAAAAAGACAGATTTTCAACAAATATGCAGAATTTAATCCAGAGATAGAAAATTATATTAAAAAAAGGGATATTAATAAAAATGATATTGTTCTGGATATTGGTGCTTATGTGGGATACTTTACTTTATATGCTGCTAAAAAAGCAACTAATGGGAAAGTAATCACGTTTGAGCCCATTCCTTGGAATTATAAAATCCTAACTGACAACATCAAATTAAACAAATTAAACAATGTGGAACTTCATAAATTAGGAATTAGTAATATCAAGAAAGAAATTAGATTTATAGGAAAAGGTGGAAGTTCCAAAATTGAAATGGAAAAAGGTGATTTAATAGTACCTGTTACATCTATTGATCTTTTTTTAAAAGATAACTCTATCAATTACAAAGATGTATCTTTTGTTAAGATGGATATAGAAGGTGAAGAAGTTAATGCAGTTGTTGGTGCAAGAAATCTAATAAAAAAAGGATCCGCATTCTGGGCAATTGCATCATACCACAATGTAAACGGCAAACAAACATATGAATTTTTAGAACAATATTTTAAAAAATTTGGATATCATGTTTTTACCGAAAAAAAAGGCCATATGACTACTTATGCATGGAAGTGA
- a CDS encoding glycosyltransferase family 4 protein: MSKFKKKEEIIFILNSDFGVRNTIGARALPIANEVSKNNNLTILCRGYNKDLKKEFNIVQCFPYADFIMKVFTAIPIYISKNFPAGRVKNDIFEYFTVRKLNKLKNISIIHSWDYLPNIYNHVKSKNKNMVVIQDATMALPNILTNKELFDLVGKDKLETPKYVKNSLKYIDYYVVPSDFVKKSLINEGINENKIFVVPFGVDINKFKPNEKDYNESFKVAFSGNVNSRKGIRYLVQAWKELDLNDAELNIYGRVYPEVKKYLKDAEKYNIRLHGFVNNLHEELLKNHVYAFPSLLEGSAKSIYEALACGLPVITTANSGSIVENGLDGFIIPTQDVEALKEKILFFYNNRNKIEEFGKRARKKAEQHTWENYGKRVNEIYKLVNGDD; this comes from the coding sequence ATTAGCAAGTTTAAAAAAAAAGAAGAAATTATATTTATTCTAAATTCTGATTTTGGTGTTAGGAATACCATTGGAGCCAGGGCATTACCAATAGCAAATGAAGTCTCCAAAAATAATAATTTAACTATATTATGTAGAGGATATAATAAAGATTTAAAAAAGGAGTTTAATATTGTCCAATGTTTTCCTTATGCTGATTTTATTATGAAAGTATTTACGGCAATTCCCATATATATTTCAAAAAATTTTCCAGCAGGAAGAGTAAAAAATGATATTTTTGAATATTTTACGGTAAGAAAATTAAATAAATTGAAAAATATTAGCATAATTCATTCATGGGATTATTTGCCGAATATATATAACCATGTAAAATCTAAAAACAAAAATATGGTAGTAATTCAGGATGCGACTATGGCACTTCCAAATATTCTTACAAACAAAGAATTATTTGATTTAGTTGGAAAGGACAAACTTGAAACACCAAAATATGTAAAGAATTCTTTAAAATATATTGATTATTATGTTGTTCCATCGGATTTTGTGAAAAAATCATTAATTAATGAAGGAATTAATGAAAATAAAATTTTTGTAGTACCTTTTGGAGTAGATATAAATAAATTCAAACCTAATGAAAAAGATTATAATGAGTCATTTAAAGTCGCATTCTCAGGGAATGTTAATAGTCGAAAAGGTATTCGATATTTAGTTCAAGCCTGGAAGGAATTGGATTTAAATGATGCTGAATTAAATATTTACGGCAGAGTTTACCCGGAAGTTAAAAAATATCTTAAAGATGCTGAGAAATACAATATAAGGTTGCATGGTTTTGTAAATAATCTACACGAGGAACTTCTAAAAAATCATGTTTATGCGTTTCCTTCATTACTAGAAGGTTCTGCAAAATCAATTTATGAGGCATTAGCATGCGGACTACCGGTTATAACCACTGCAAACTCCGGAAGTATTGTTGAAAATGGTTTAGATGGTTTCATAATCCCTACACAAGATGTTGAAGCTTTAAAAGAGAAAATTTTATTTTTTTACAATAATAGAAACAAAATCGAAGAGTTTGGAAAAAGGGCGAGAAAAAAGGCTGAACAACATACTTGGGAAAACTATGGAAAAAGAGTTAATGAAATTTATAAACTGGTGAATGGTGATGACTAA
- a CDS encoding glycosyltransferase family 9 protein encodes MDNVICKNYKSMNGEIKIVIVNKNCPYSSKNTKVSKIHLMGRIVDKIISLGVAIFRKVLKYFYINTQEMKHNILIFKQDRLGDLAITIPLLSILKEKLPNYNVVLITSPSNYELAKKIPYVDEIIPLSNRNLCIDYKEMAKITKRIGSLYKFMKYDLKEYIKVLKCYSNSKYGIDLVGRRRNALIMKILKIKKICGFELSPFSFLYDFKIQYIEDENIILQFLKFLEALNIHNYNLNTNLALNGFKYLRKTGEIDKKIVGVHLGFGGEKCRDWGLDNFLALINMLIDNNYYVKVYYSIYEKKEFNRIYNKLKHKSNIKYIFCRNLDIFLQELEDIDIYMGIDGGPSHIVDILGIPNIILFSRENPFKWGPFMSKSTIIKGIIENCEIRECGENICIKTITPKLVFNEIKNIVGEKDEQ; translated from the coding sequence ATGGATAATGTAATTTGTAAAAATTATAAATCCATGAATGGAGAAATAAAAATAGTAATTGTAAATAAAAATTGCCCATACAGTTCTAAAAATACAAAAGTGTCAAAAATTCACTTAATGGGACGTATTGTTGATAAAATAATATCATTGGGTGTCGCAATTTTCCGGAAAGTTTTAAAATATTTTTATATTAACACACAGGAAATGAAACACAATATTTTAATATTTAAACAAGATAGGTTAGGTGATTTAGCAATAACAATACCATTACTGTCGATTTTAAAAGAAAAACTTCCAAATTATAATGTTGTATTAATAACTAGCCCATCGAATTACGAGTTAGCAAAAAAAATACCCTATGTTGATGAAATAATCCCTTTAAGCAATAGAAATTTGTGCATTGATTATAAAGAAATGGCAAAAATAACAAAAAGAATAGGTAGCTTATATAAATTTATGAAATATGATTTAAAAGAATATATAAAAGTTTTAAAATGTTATTCTAATAGCAAATACGGGATTGATTTAGTAGGCAGAAGAAGAAATGCGTTAATTATGAAAATTTTAAAAATTAAAAAAATCTGTGGTTTTGAACTTTCTCCATTTAGTTTTTTGTATGACTTTAAGATACAATATATTGAGGATGAAAATATTATCTTGCAATTTTTAAAATTCTTAGAAGCCCTCAATATACATAATTATAACTTAAATACCAATCTTGCATTAAATGGATTTAAATACCTAAGAAAAACAGGTGAAATCGATAAAAAAATAGTAGGTGTCCACTTAGGATTTGGCGGGGAAAAATGTCGTGATTGGGGACTGGATAATTTTTTGGCTTTAATTAACATGTTAATAGACAATAATTATTATGTAAAAGTATACTATAGTATTTATGAAAAAAAAGAATTTAACCGTATATATAATAAACTAAAACATAAAAGCAATATAAAATATATTTTTTGTCGTAATTTAGATATATTTTTACAAGAACTTGAGGATATTGACATATATATGGGTATAGATGGGGGACCTTCCCATATAGTAGATATATTAGGAATACCAAATATCATACTTTTTTCTAGGGAAAATCCCTTTAAATGGGGCCCATTTATGAGTAAATCCACAATTATAAAAGGAATTATTGAAAACTGTGAAATTAGAGAATGTGGTGAAAATATATGTATAAAGACCATTACGCCAAAACTTGTATTTAACGAGATTAAAAACATTGTTGGTGAAAAAGATGAACAGTAA
- a CDS encoding FkbM family methyltransferase has protein sequence MCNRQLFFKLCQNLSKIVPEGKYKEILRLIFYKILSIPIGITTIEIKNTKIKLIKTITMIDNKNEVEDYLKFCNIKEGDVVLDCGAFYGVFAIFCAKNNKTGKVICIEPDPTAMKLLKKNIDINKCNNIEILNMGLGKTNQEMMLSAGGAGSTIYRKGITKVQIMKGDYLFQHMEKIDIIKMNIEGAEIDALNGMKDILKKFKPLLLIMADHEINGRITYFEVMDILKDIGYENITLTDKKMVVASWKK, from the coding sequence ATGTGCAATAGACAATTGTTTTTTAAATTATGCCAAAATTTATCAAAGATTGTACCTGAAGGCAAATATAAAGAAATACTTAGACTAATATTTTATAAAATACTAAGCATCCCCATAGGAATTACAACAATAGAAATAAAAAATACAAAAATAAAACTTATAAAGACAATAACAATGATCGATAATAAGAACGAAGTTGAAGATTATTTAAAATTTTGTAATATTAAAGAAGGTGACGTAGTTTTAGATTGTGGGGCATTTTACGGAGTTTTTGCCATTTTTTGTGCTAAAAACAATAAGACAGGTAAGGTAATCTGCATAGAACCTGATCCAACAGCCATGAAACTTTTAAAAAAGAATATTGACATAAATAAATGTAATAATATTGAAATATTAAATATGGGCCTTGGAAAAACAAATCAAGAAATGATGTTATCAGCAGGAGGGGCTGGATCAACTATTTATAGAAAAGGCATCACTAAAGTTCAAATTATGAAGGGAGATTATCTATTTCAACATATGGAAAAGATTGACATAATTAAAATGAATATCGAAGGAGCAGAAATTGATGCTTTAAATGGGATGAAAGATATTCTTAAAAAGTTCAAACCTTTATTATTAATAATGGCCGATCATGAAATTAACGGTAGAATAACATATTTCGAAGTGATGGATATTCTTAAGGACATAGGTTATGAAAATATTACTTTAACCGATAAAAAAATGGTGGTTGCTTCGTGGAAAAAATAA
- a CDS encoding glycosyltransferase family 4 protein: MKKGKTNINIVLFHSFERKWFLKNNITIEFYENLETHITKILCRLIKSSEFTKYSPKFVFFTIYKEYDNLLLKHRCGFNMNLVYVNLFKLTIPLEISLSLLNQIFNIKKSEVSIWHLNTYYYLIFDFVVPILKLKKQKIIAHHRGGGFSWNPIAIPYSIFQYILMLPILLRLVDKIIVQNKYELNRLIKQYMISPNKIVWIPNGIDIKLFKPLPENERNILRKKFGFNEDEFVILYVGRITKGKGILKLPEIIEKLVNEHDAKKIKFFIIGDGDDKEKLVNALKEKKLLDYVKFSEGFINDINELIIHYNVGDVMVHLNTKSEGSPNVVLEAQACGLPVVGFDIPGVQDSIINGKTGFLIKNKDYEDYAEKLNILYSNKELHNVMKIEARKNIEKNFNIDDIIKKYIEVYNHVQ, from the coding sequence ATGAAAAAAGGTAAAACAAATATTAATATTGTCTTATTTCATTCTTTTGAACGAAAGTGGTTTCTAAAAAATAATATTACAATAGAATTTTATGAAAATTTAGAGACACACATAACGAAAATACTTTGTAGATTGATAAAATCATCTGAATTTACAAAATATTCACCTAAATTCGTATTTTTTACAATATATAAAGAATATGATAATTTACTTTTAAAACATAGATGTGGTTTTAATATGAATTTAGTGTATGTTAATTTATTCAAGCTAACAATACCTTTGGAAATTTCACTATCACTATTAAATCAAATATTTAATATCAAAAAATCAGAAGTGTCTATTTGGCATCTAAATACTTATTATTATTTAATATTTGATTTTGTAGTCCCAATACTAAAATTAAAAAAACAAAAAATAATAGCACATCATAGAGGAGGTGGATTTAGTTGGAATCCTATCGCAATACCTTATTCAATTTTTCAATATATATTAATGTTGCCCATACTATTGAGATTAGTAGATAAAATTATTGTTCAAAACAAATATGAACTCAATAGATTGATAAAACAATATATGATAAGCCCCAATAAAATTGTTTGGATACCCAATGGAATTGATATTAAATTATTTAAGCCACTCCCTGAAAATGAACGAAATATTTTAAGAAAAAAATTTGGATTTAACGAAGATGAGTTCGTAATCTTGTATGTTGGAAGAATAACAAAAGGAAAGGGTATTTTAAAACTTCCGGAAATAATTGAAAAATTAGTAAATGAGCATGATGCAAAAAAAATAAAATTCTTTATCATTGGTGATGGTGATGATAAAGAAAAATTAGTAAATGCATTAAAAGAAAAAAAACTATTAGATTATGTTAAATTCTCAGAGGGGTTTATAAATGATATAAATGAACTAATAATCCATTACAATGTTGGAGATGTTATGGTTCATCTAAATACAAAATCCGAAGGTTCTCCAAATGTGGTTTTAGAAGCACAGGCATGCGGCTTACCAGTAGTTGGATTTGATATTCCTGGTGTTCAAGATTCAATAATTAATGGTAAAACTGGCTTTTTAATAAAAAATAAAGATTATGAGGATTATGCTGAAAAACTTAATATATTGTATAGCAATAAAGAACTACACAATGTTATGAAAATTGAAGCAAGAAAAAATATAGAAAAAAATTTTAATATTGATGATATCATTAAAAAGTATATTGAGGTATATAATCATGTGCAATAG
- a CDS encoding glycosyltransferase, with protein MTKILYVHNADFSKPCANRIQVLNMCKAFRKIGQDITLMSFNNDNYNIKKIYNEDVDYNTISLKPFINYYFRSLLLFLRFLNIKNNYNYVYTRDLIFAFLVSKFFKNKKVIYELHDLSNGKLWHLLFKQTFKNLHGCVVISKGLKEELIKNDFNDNKIHVLHDGVDLDKFDVDISKNEARKILNLPKNKTIISYTGSLQKWKGYGTFLKSYGYLKNKENIVYLVVGGNEEQVIRLKEKYNNKNIIFVPFIENSKIPLFLKVSDILVIPNSSKYEISVKYTSPLKLFEYMASKRPIIASDLPSIGEVVSEDDVLFFKPDNEKDLALKIEELINDNRMQNKLVNNAFEKVKEYTWEKRAKEIISKCLEGNYEINFN; from the coding sequence ATGACTAAGATTTTATATGTCCATAATGCAGATTTTTCAAAACCATGTGCAAATAGGATTCAAGTTTTAAACATGTGTAAGGCATTTAGAAAAATTGGGCAGGATATTACTCTTATGAGTTTTAATAATGATAACTATAATATCAAAAAAATTTATAATGAAGATGTTGATTATAATACAATTTCTTTGAAACCTTTTATAAATTATTATTTTAGAAGTTTGTTGTTATTCTTGAGATTTTTAAATATAAAAAATAATTATAATTATGTTTATACCAGGGATTTAATATTTGCTTTTTTAGTTTCAAAATTCTTTAAAAATAAGAAGGTAATTTATGAATTGCATGATTTATCAAATGGTAAGTTGTGGCACCTTCTATTTAAACAAACTTTTAAAAATTTACATGGATGTGTAGTTATCAGTAAAGGTTTAAAAGAAGAATTAATAAAAAATGATTTTAATGATAATAAAATACATGTATTACATGATGGTGTAGATTTAGATAAGTTTGATGTTGATATTTCAAAAAATGAGGCAAGGAAAATATTAAATTTACCAAAAAATAAAACGATAATATCATATACAGGAAGTTTGCAGAAATGGAAAGGATATGGAACATTTTTAAAATCTTATGGCTATTTAAAAAATAAAGAAAATATTGTTTATTTGGTTGTTGGAGGTAATGAAGAACAAGTGATTAGGTTGAAAGAAAAATATAATAATAAAAACATTATTTTTGTTCCTTTTATTGAAAATTCTAAAATTCCTTTATTTTTAAAAGTATCAGATATTTTAGTTATCCCAAATTCTTCTAAATATGAAATTTCAGTTAAATATACTTCCCCGTTGAAGTTATTCGAATACATGGCGTCAAAGAGACCTATTATAGCAAGTGATTTGCCAAGTATTGGGGAGGTCGTTAGTGAAGATGACGTTCTGTTTTTTAAACCAGATAATGAAAAAGATTTAGCGCTAAAGATTGAAGAACTTATAAATGATAATAGAATGCAAAATAAATTAGTAAATAATGCATTTGAGAAGGTTAAGGAATATACTTGGGAAAAGAGGGCTAAAGAGATTATCTCTAAGTGTTTGGAGGGAAACTATGAAATTAATTTTAATTAA
- a CDS encoding glycosyltransferase family 4 protein, with translation MEKIILFSFYGRSGMWHYATQYANALSNFKKVYLVCPKYSKKEFIEYNNTSLIEINSNPSIKKFIIETLNICQHIDLFLKILKINPTALHFLDNHPWSILYALIFKLLGYKIIFTQHDPIQHTGEPRGNIQGIINKIQMKLGDYIIIHSEFLKNMVLKKFNISKNKIIIYPHGHYAFLLKYKKDNIREEPYTILFFGRILKYKGLDLLLKSLLILKEEGCKFKLIIAGEGDLKPYKKLINKLKEYIEIHDKYIAEEDIPYYFQKTCLVALTYHDATQSGIIPIAYPFGKPVIVTKVGGLPEVVINGKTGYIVDKNPEEIAKSIKNILYNPSVQDEMKENCKKATYELIDWIENIKKILYIYEG, from the coding sequence GTGGAAAAAATAATATTGTTTAGTTTTTATGGTAGGAGTGGAATGTGGCATTATGCTACACAATACGCCAATGCATTAAGTAACTTTAAAAAGGTCTATTTAGTATGTCCAAAATACTCGAAAAAAGAATTTATAGAATATAATAATACTTCACTAATAGAAATTAATTCAAACCCGTCTATTAAAAAATTTATTATTGAAACTTTAAATATATGTCAGCATATTGATTTGTTTCTCAAAATACTAAAAATAAACCCTACAGCATTACATTTTTTAGATAATCACCCTTGGAGTATATTGTATGCGCTAATATTTAAACTTCTAGGTTATAAAATAATATTTACACAACACGATCCAATTCAACATACTGGAGAACCCAGAGGAAATATACAGGGAATTATAAATAAAATACAGATGAAATTGGGAGACTATATAATAATTCATAGCGAATTTTTAAAAAATATGGTTTTAAAGAAATTTAATATTTCAAAAAACAAAATTATTATTTACCCACATGGGCATTATGCATTTCTATTAAAATATAAAAAAGATAACATTAGGGAAGAACCCTATACTATATTATTTTTTGGTAGAATTTTAAAGTATAAGGGTTTGGATTTACTACTTAAATCTTTATTGATTTTAAAAGAGGAAGGATGTAAATTTAAACTCATTATTGCCGGTGAAGGTGATTTAAAACCTTATAAAAAACTAATAAACAAACTTAAAGAATATATTGAAATACATGATAAATATATTGCGGAAGAAGACATTCCTTATTATTTCCAAAAGACATGTTTAGTGGCCTTAACATACCACGATGCTACGCAAAGTGGTATAATTCCTATTGCTTATCCTTTTGGAAAACCGGTAATTGTCACAAAAGTTGGGGGTTTGCCTGAGGTTGTTATAAATGGGAAAACCGGATATATAGTTGATAAGAATCCAGAAGAAATTGCAAAATCGATAAAAAATATACTATACAATCCATCCGTTCAAGATGAAATGAAAGAAAATTGTAAAAAAGCAACTTATGAACTTATTGATTGGATTGAAAACATTAAAAAAATTTTATATATTTATGAAGGGTGA